Below is a window of Acanthochromis polyacanthus isolate Apoly-LR-REF ecotype Palm Island chromosome 18, KAUST_Apoly_ChrSc, whole genome shotgun sequence DNA.
CAGCAAACCCAGAACTAAGACTGAAGTCAGTTCAGCAAATAGTAGTGAAAATTTTTGATCAGgctttcaaagaaaaaaatgttgttcttaAAAGGAAGAAATGAGCTGTCtctgtagctgttttgtgtctctttgtggttgttttgtgtctgtgtctttgttttgtttctttgtggttgtttttgttctgtagttgttttgtgtctctgtgcggttattttgtatctctttttggttgttatgtctctctttttccggttaaatcaggggtgtcaaactcagttcctggagtgccactatcctgcatgttttagatgtttccctcttccaacacacctgattcaaatgatcagcttatcatcgagctcagcagaagcctgataacgagcctggccctccaggaactgagtttgacacccctgtgttAAACGGATGATCAAAAGGATTTATTCCACCCCTCTAAATGAAACTGCAAATTCCTTGCACTTGGGCCTGATCAGGCCTTTCTGTTCTGACAAAGGTGGAATCTTCATTCTGCTGAGCTGCTCATCTGAATATAGGTGTGATCTCAGGGTCAGTGTAAACACAGCTACGACTTTTGCCCTTAAAGCTCTGAAACAGAAGTCATTATGCACTTCACGTTGGAGCAAAACATAACAACTTTATGAATATCAAACCTCATCAGCGATGCAGACTCCTCCTTTCTCTCTGACAAGCTTGTAGGCTTCCTTGAAGTAGTTCTTAGGGTACTGCACTGCTCCTCCCATTCCCTGTACAAATGTAACACAACAACCCACCTTAAATAAGTCATGCACAGTCATACTAAGGTTCTTCCTGCATAGAAGAATTATTGTTGTCCCACAAAGAGGTTTTAAGAAAATGAATAGCGTCAAAATGATGAATTCAAGTCTCATTTATGCCAGCATTTTTGGCCTTTAGGTTTATGAAATGGTAAGAACAAATAGGAAAAGGCATAGATTTCTATCAGATAAGTCAACACACACTCTACCTTTACAATACACGACCCTCACCCCACAGAGGCCCATTTTTAGCTAGAAAACCCTTTCAATGGGGAAACAATAAATATGGATAGCCTGATAACACAAGATTCTAGTTAAATTACtccataaaataatattttttgttgatgGTATCACATCAGTGATGTAAAATCAATCAAGTCCATCCTCCACAACAGATTTACCTGAATAGGCTCTCCAAAGAAACCAGCAACTCTGCTTGGGACACTCGCAGCAAATGTCTCTTTGAGCTGTCCGATGTAATGTTCATTTGCCATGCACTGACCTGTGGGATCAAAGAGAAGTGTTTTCTCTGGCAGTAGTAGTACAACTTTTAGCATGTATATTGCTGATATTCCTAAAATAATGCTTGTGGAGCTAAAGGGTGAGCAATTATTTTGCATATTGTTTACTGCAGACACTTATTTGGCCTATTTCACCCTGATCACTTTCAAGCATATTTAAGGGCAGAAACAGATTTAGTCTAAAGCCTAAAATCTTTAAGGTGTTGATGATGGAGTTCTATGCAGAATTATTAAGCAAAGTATGTGCTATAAATATCCGACTCACCTCAAACCACTTTACTTTCTCAAAGGTCAGGCATTCACTCTAACAACACAGGTAGTTATTCCATTAATATATTGCAGAAGGGACCGTGAAGCTCAGTGCAACAGACATTGGTGATGCCTAGTGCAACAATAGAGatcactgctgctgtgttttgttgagTCATGGTTGTGTACCTTGAACACAGCTACACTGTCTGATGGTCTGCACAGGAGAGTCTCTGCAGTGGCTTCCTCCCCATGGGCCTCTGAACACATCAGGACACATGGTCTGTGGAGGGGGCAGAAATCAAATCGACTAGAAATCAACTGACAAGCTGAGAGCAACGGTCACTAACAACAACATTACAACATATATGATATACAACTTGTATATCATTTATAGTCCGGGGttatacagtcatggtgaaACTGTTAGGATCTTGCTCTGGCCCCTGCCCTTCTTccccctttcttcctctttttcctcatctgtttcggttttgtcctgcctttttggttccctgtctgtcacctctccctcatgtctctctctctccccgcTACTCGCCCTCCTGCTCTACCTGTACTCTGCTTGCTGATTACCCCaatgactgtcagctgcagtaatcagtaaactcagctcacctgtccatGAGCTCTCCTCACTATTTAAACCCTGCTCAGTCACTCAGTCGGATCATAGATAATCCTTCGGACTGCTTCTGCCTCATGGATTTTTCTGCTTTCCCCCTCTTGGACTCTGTTTGCTCCCGTCATTGGTTTTTGGATTTTCCCCAGCCCGTTTTCCCCTCAGTTGTCAGTTCCCCCATGTTGTACTTCCTTTAGTTTACTTGTTGCTTCAGTTTTGTACACTAGCTTTTTGTATTTCTTAGGGTTTTGCTTGTAGAGTTCTTGGTAGTTTGATTTAGTTTTGGCCCTCCATTTATGTATTAGTTGATTATTTGGTTAAATAGATCTCCTCCCGTTAGTCCCCTGTCAGCCTTTTTTACATGTCTGCGTTTGGATTCTCCTGCTCCCCCTGTaactgtaataaaaataaatatttgtagtattttgagctgaaaaacactGTACAGACTTTTGTTAATTAGCTGAAAAGATTATGGGACCTTTAACATATACATACATGTGTGCATCCTGAACTTGTGGCGATGGGGTATTTATAAGACGACTGGGAGGTGAGACCCATAGTCTGTTGGCTGCCTCCGTGGTACGACCCTCTGTAAGAGAAAGGAAATTGACAGTCTATTCTTTGTTGAAGTGGAATCTTGAATTAAAGGACAGATATTtgtaaaactaattaaaaatccAGGCACAtgcaggccctgaaaaatgcttGTACAGGATTAAAGCTTGTTTCAGAGTAGTTACCGTCAAGCACTAACAAAAGCGTTTGTTAATCTTACTGTACTTATGATTCACATGAATTAAAGACATGTACCTGAACGTGATGATGTCATAGTTGCCCGTGTGGATCCGAGCCATCAGCATCGCCAGATCGTTGGCCTCTGAGCCGCTGTTGGTCAGATAGATCACCTGCACAAGGAAGCAGATCAGCAGAGATTTTAGCCACAGGTAGCAGCATTTCTCCAGGTTCTTAAATGCAACGCAGCACCTTAAGAGGATCCGGTAAGTGGGAGGCCAGTTTCTCACAGTACTCATGGAGTGGAGCGTTGACGTAGATGTTAGTAGTGTGCCACAGTTTCTTCAGCTGCTTCTCTACTGCTGCCGTAACCTTCCTGTTGTGCCACACAAATGCACTCGTTTTGACTTGAAGATTTAAATCTGAATAAGACTTGCAATCAGTGAGTGACACAATGGAGAAAAGGGACCTTACGGGTGGCAGTGACCCACAGCCACAGTAGCGACACCAGCAAACAAATCCAGATATCTCCTTCCATCCATGTCCCACAGCCACTGCATGTGTCCCTGGTGGATGAACACTGGCTTCTTGTAGTAAGTAATCTTACTGGTCATCGGGTTGATGTTCTTGTTGCGGATTGCCATTATGTGCTCTTTGGACATACCCTGAATAGACAGACATACACAGGAGAGAAGATAGGACTGAGCAAAATGAGTTGACAACTGCTGCAGGTTCAGCTGGCACATGTTTTCCTGGATTTGGCGACTGTCAGTTTTTGTtacaatttatttgaatttaaaataacagttttaaatgttggaTCACAGGGCTGCACGATGGCTCGGTTGTTGGCACTGTTGcctcctggcctgggatctttctgtgtggagtttgcatgcgtGGATTTTTACTTGGTTCTccatcttcctcccacagtccaaaaaaacatgctgaggttaactggtgattccaaattgtccataggtgtgggtgtgttttgttgtctgtctccgtgtagccctgtgatagactggtgacctgtcaaaggtgtcccctgcctgcactttaagtcagctgggatagactctagcccCCCCCCACAACCTTACAAAGGATCAAGCGGTGTGTAGATTATGGATGTTggctcacaggtgtgccatccTCTGCACATTCTGCTGGTGACTGCATTGTTTGTGCGGCTGTAACACAAAGTCAGAGGTAACTGTGACCTTTGGCTGATAATTCCTGGATTTGTAGGGTTTTCATACATAACTTGTAGGTCAAAACTTTAGCTTTAAATTTGTCAGTTTAATCTGTGATTAATAATGCTGTAGGATCTTAGCCCAAGTTCTGTGACATATAGTACTGTAGGGTCTGTATTGTAGTCAGGTATAGTAGTATTCTCTTGAATTTTTGATATCGATGACATGTAAATTACTGACAAAATTGCATAATAAATGACACGATGAGGTCTTGACCCAACAGAAACTTATTAGATTAATTTGTAACACCAAATATAATTATTTACAAGAAATCACTGTGGAACAAAGGCTGTTTTAAATATGCTGTAAACAGCTGGTGACCTGACTCACAGTTTTGTATTTATCTTTACACTTCCTTCTCAGCAGGTCTAAATCGCCCTAAAATTTAGTTGTTTGAATGAGCTATGGTGTTTGAACAAGCTGTTAAATCTTGTGAAGTTGAATTCTGATgaactgtcactgaaatagTGCTGTGTACTCTAGAAGATctttaaagatgaaaaacatcCTGCATCAAGTATGTTAATCTTTTGTAACAGTTAATGAGTCTCTGCCTCCTTGACGCTGATGACCAGAGTTCAGGTCACAGCTCTGTTCACTATCGCGTCAACAACTTGCATGTAAGAAACAAATTGTTCTTGTATGTTTTATGGTGAGCGCAGGATGCTGGATTATATGTTCTACTAAATATCAGTGAATCATTTATTCAGATATTCCCCTCCACACCTGCCTCTATCAGCGACCTTGATGATAATGTTGCCTCCTAAGATTGCAAAGCCTGTTGATGCCATTGTACCAGCTAAGATAAGCTGGAATACTTTGTACATCTAGTTCTTGAGAAAAATGCATAGGAGGGGGACCAGCGTATCGCAAAGTTTCCAACAAACTGACATGCAAATATACATttattagtgatattttggtgCTAGAGTGTGAACTTCTGGTTGGAAAGAAGCAGCATTGAGAAAGGCCACACTGATAAAACTGACGGTGTCGGAAGGCTGAatacagatgaaaaacaaatctCGAGACAGTGTTTCTTCTTTGACATCacagaacaaaaatgacaacggATTGAGAATGAAAAGAATTGGAGAAACATAACAgtgcatttattttcaaaagGCTCCACTACTGTAACAGTCTGTACAGTTTATCAAACAACTGCAGGAAAAACCGCATCAACACAGTTCTACCATTTTTACAGTAGTTTCAAGTGCATTGgaggatattttttttaagctaaaaCATATTTCTGATCTTCCGTTCTGCACTTTACTTCTGATTTCAAAAGTCACAGCTAAACATGAAGTAGCTGCATTCAGGGTTTTTCTTATTTGCTCCACATGTCTCAACAAGACTTGAATTAAACTGTTTATCAGGatctattttgtgtcttttttatatTGCATTTTCTTTAGTTTGTCATATCATTAGGTTTTATGTAAAGCATTTTTGTGCTgacttttgtttaaaaatgtgctgtataaataaatttgtCTGAATGAAAACCTTAAGTTAAACCAGTCTTAAAGGTTCCTTCTGCATTGATCCTTTTCTTGCTTTCTGTTGCTACTTTTAATTACTATCAGCACACTGTAGTATGTCTAGTGTACAATTACTAATCGTATTGTCTTAACTAGGCAATATCATATATGCAAAGACCATTTTATTATAAAACGTATGTAGAGCAACTAATACCTGTGCTTTATTACTGAGGTCATAAGTCGAGCAGCAGGGCAGCACCGTGTAGATGCCACACCAGTCTTACCGTGTATTCCCCTGGTGTGAAATTGCACGGGGGCATCTCTGGGAGGTCTGCAGGACGGTACTTGAAGGCTGATTGTTGGCATACTGCCCCTGTGAATGAGTTTCAGTTGAAATTCATTTAGAGAAGCGAAGGAAATTGTTTTTCAGACTATGATAAAGTCTTGCATGATTTGGggaacatttttgtgaaaatcAGTTTGGACATATTAGTCCTATAATCTTTCTATTCTAAACCCTGTATTGAAGTCTCATCATTGTGAATTGTTGTTTGCCAGTGACATGCCAttgaatttttgaaaaaaaaacagagtaaaagaTGCATCCAATGTCATATGTTCATCATGCATGTCCATTATATTGTCTTAGTGATATAGTTAATTACCTGGTCAATGtttaatcagattaaacatTAGTTAATGGTTCACCCACATTATCAGAACCTTGTGTAACCCAGGAAAggatgtttcctgtttttctgagACTATGGACTACTGGAAAATGTCGGTCAAAGCTGGTCTGATCTGCAAATGTACACTTTATTCGatccaataaaaaaataatgctgctaCACTGTAAAATCATCTAACTCAGGCACTTAAATACAGAGAATATATACATGTCTAAATAGCATCTTCTTAACTTTGCTTGAGCATCTTCAGTTAACTCACTTTTGTTTCAGAGGAAAGACagaattttattacatttttgcaactttCAGCTAtccttttcatttaatttggcATTAATTTATGTACATGTTTAAATGGCATATTCTTAACTCTGCCTAATCCTACTccattaaatcttttttaggAGAAAATGTGAcgattttattttatctttgcaACTTTCAGCTGCTATTTAAATTTGATACAGTGgtattatttttatgtcatcAGATCTGTTCTGAATTTGAAGATcctgtattttttaataaagactACAATAACAACTTAACTGAGGTTTTCTACTTGTTTTTACAGAGACACAGATCCGCTTGTCCTACAATTAGATTAGCTAATTAGACTGAGTTAACAAGCTCATTGGAAGTCATGAATTTTTGTGTGTACAATGACAATCATTAAGGCTAAATGGgtaaataaattgaaaaatacTCCCTTGTGCAGACTCTGTAAGCTTCATTTGCAGACCATCTTCAGCAAATTATGCCCATGCctcatcaccatggtaactcacCTCTTCCAAGGTGAATTCTGGCCAAACTGGTTGAACAGTTGACCTGTCCTGTTAAAGGTGCACAGCAGCCACTGAGGTGTGATGCCACTTTATACATGTTGAGCAGGTACAGAGGGTCTTCAGAAATTCTTCTTCCTTTGCTTTATGACACTTGGTAGCAGCGTCAGGCCTTTTCTATGAAGTGGGTGGACAGCCTGCAGCCAATGGTACCCTGGTCCCACCAAATTACTACGAGTGTGTCACAGATCAATATGTAACCAGTGGCAATTATGATGTTTAGATAGTTGGTTGGTTGGTACCGGTTCCTGCCTGCTGCAGGATGCATAACATGAAAGCCTCACTCTGAAGTAAGTGGCAGTCCAATGTGTGTTGTCTTTCCCTCCTacagcaagaaaaacaagaggCTGACTCCACCCGAGGTGGGAGTCACCATGCTTTTCTGGGCTTTGTGCTCTCGTTCTGAAGCTTTGGTGTCTTTCTCATGGTCTTCACaaccttttgtttgttttagatctTCAGCTTTACACCTTTTCTTTATGTGAGTGTTGTAATAGAAGGTATTTTGTCAGGGTTGcaagttttatttatatgtcacatatggtgaaaatcttttttttttcttttttacatatttGGCGTGTCTTAAACTTCAAGGtgtaaaatacagtaagaaCACAGACTCATTCTTCCAGCCCTTCAACTAGATGGCCTCCTACCTTTACAAGCCAGTCTGAATTAGTTTAGCTAAGCAGAAACTGAAGAGTCAATTGTCATCCAGCTCAAACCTGTATAAACCTGCCCTCTCATGGCCCACTGCTCCCAGATGAGACATTCAGGAAGAGCAGTGTCTTCACAGTCCTccaggtttatttactttctagagctgcttctgctaacacAAAAATGCATCTGCTACGAACAAATCGCACCAATTTTTCTGCTGTTGAcagcaagagtgaacacaagaggcTGCAATTCTACAGATTcctttagcagacacttttatccaaagcaacataCGTCTGAGACTGGATATGACGAGGATCTAGTTAGGGGTAAACAACCTGCATAAGTGCCATAAAGCAAGCTAAAGTGTAACAATAGTACCGTGGTGCCTACAGGCAGTGTGGGTGTAATAGGaattcatttttatctttctgACAAGTGCAAAGGTCTTTTAGTGAAGAgctgtgtttttagttttttcttaaagactgagaagGACTCTGCAGATCGAACAGTTTAGTTACTTGTTCTACCACTGGGGAACCACAGAAGGGAAGAGTCTGGATATTGACCATCCCTGTTGCGGTGGTTGTATCAGGCGCCTTTTGTTGGCCGAGCATAGTGAGCTGGAGGGAGTGTAAATGAGAGCTGAGGTAGGAGGGAGCGGTTTTCGTTGTAGTTTTGAATGCAGGTATCAGAGCTTTGAATTTTCAAaaccagatgtgctgctgcattctgggtCATCTGCAGAGGCTTGACCATGCATATGGGGAGGCCTGCCAGTAAGGATTTGCAGTAGCCCATGAGTGAGATTTCGAGAACCTGTTCCAGAAGTTGTGCTGCCCGTTCAGACAGGAAGGGTccgatcttcctgatgttgtgcaGGGCGAATTGACACAGCCGAGCCGAGGCCACATGAGTCTTGAAGGTTAGtaggtcatcaatcatgacaccctaATTTCGAGCAGTCTTTGTGGGTTTGAGTTGGGTTGAGTCAAAGCGGAATACTGGTTTCTTGTTGTAGAGGGACTGGCTGGGATGACAAGGAGCTCAGTCTGGGAGAGGCTGAGTTGAAGGTGGTGTTTATTCTGCAAGAGAAATCTGCAAGGCATGATGAGATCCAGGCAGAGACTGTGTGGTTGTCTGGGGAAGAATGACAGGAAGCCCCGGGTATCACCAGCATAGCCATGGTATGAGAAACCATGGGAGTGGATTATTGTAGAGCTATTCCCAAGCTGCTTCTCGCTGAAATACTAAATGTATGCTTGCTGTAAATTAAGGATTGAGACAgtgttcttcctgaaggggacgtggacagcagcagctacatTTAGACACTGAACCAGCCTGTTTAGAATGGGATAAACCAGGAATTATAGTCATGGCAAAATTAATCATTTCTGTGGTGTTTTGAGCTCAAAACTAAAAGAAATAGTCGAGGAATGTGAGACATTTATTAATCAGGATGCGGCTCTCATAATTCTTGTTTGTAGCTTTAACAGGTCACCATTCTCGGTTAGGAAGTTCTCGATGTACTCTGCCAGCACAGGCATTCATACAGTGTAATAAGAAGCCAAGCCTTGTGTACAAGTGAAGACAACAGTGCCGCACAATTGGCCTGTTTTTCAGCATATTGGTTGAGACTGATGAAAACCAGATGGCTTTTTCTGCTTGCTTTATCCTCTTTATCTCCTGTGCAACAAAATTATTGCGAATAGTGATTTTCTCTTCGGGCTCCTATCCTAAGTTCCTAAGTTCATCTCTGGTAGCTGGGTCAATATTTCattgggactttttgtaacatagctgACAGGTATCATCGttaacattttttgctgttttcaggcctaaaatcaacatggccacctatGACctaacaccacatggcatttttactgaaagattcttctaaatattatatatactgttgagtaaaattgaaagttattatATATATAGTAGTAAACCTGTCcgcttgactcacacactactttatattaaataactaagaaagaCGAGAGAGAACATACCctggagtctttttttttcctccccaggaggaaatgacatgtggggcaggtcatgtgatttggaattAACCCACTTCctttagagatgtttttgtaattggtaacttagttgaaaatgattccttggacacagatacaatttgttattttccatacaaAATTTGATTCATGATTCTCACCTTGATTAAAgacaacacaatcaaaacaattgttgaataaacttattttattattgtttcactaattagaaggtggttgctATTAAATTCGGACGGTTATTCAGTTGACATTTTAGCAATatcctgtcattttttttcattaataagtgactgtttccataataattatggaatttgtaaccACTACAACACAACAGTTTGACGTAACCATAACCGACTCTTATGAGAGGAAACTAAAACACTTGTCAGTAATGTGTAGATTTCAAAGTGTCAACAGAAACCAGACGATGTAACTCTTTTTATTAACATTGACAGTCCAGCAGGTCCAACTTTGCTGAGCGCAACATCATATTTAACATAATAGTAATAACATTTACAGGGATGTTTCTGCCAGTAAAAAATTATGGTACACGAACATTTGGTCCTTGGTAGGGCCCAAAGCCAGCAAGtaactgcagaaataacataattttcaaaaatatttgagTACAGAGCAACCGTTCATCACTCCGTCAGCTGCATGTTGGCACAGTGTGTATCTGTGATATTTGGCTCCGAACGCAGGAGCAATAAATCCGCCACTCAGTGAGTCTTATAAAAGAGAAGAATTTCAGTTGCATGTTGCTGCGTGTGCAGCAAGGAGAGCAGGGACTGGTTGCAGCACGGCGGAAGATTTTTGAAACGAGAGGCCGAGCTATGTCCACCTCAAGCAGCTAAAAGACAAACCTGAAACAACTGCAACATAAGGCTCTCGTGCAATAGTCTGGATGGCCATTTGGAGGAGTCACCGTGGTGGTCGTTGTTGTGGTCACATACACAGCATGTTGAGGCATATTTAAGGAGAAGCCATGTGAACGCAGAGGAGGTTTATTCAGGTAAAATGATTAACATTACTCTCTGTTCAACAACCGCCATGATGCCACTCAGTTTTACGTTGTCAAAATATACTAGAACACAGTGACACAGGCTATAATAGTAACTCACTGTGTGTTGTTATGGAGTAACATTAGTGTCGGACTATTTGTGACCACTATACATTTAAACTGCAAGTCTGtcaaagatgacatgttttacatctgAGAAAGGAGTCTCTGGTTTTTACTTTGATTCATATGAGTCCATACTTgatggcaaagaaaataatgaagtagagaaaatgtgatttaacgCTATAGGgcatcacagggctgcatatatATGTTTTGCCAGTAACTTCACTCATTATTTTgcttatatacagtatatatttaCATAACCTACGTCtaatttgcagcaacaagaagtaCAAGACAAGATGTATTTCATAACATGTTTagaaattgactttttttttttttagggttatgtaatttcccagaggtttgatgctttgttgcatgtttttgtacttaaattcttctctgttgtaaagttaagCAAATAGTAAAGGAGAAAGTATTGTTAAACTTTGTTAATCTTTGTTGTTGTAGCGTTAAGGgaccaaaaaaagaagttattttattcattatatatttttttaaattaatcagccAGTTAATTggttattggaatttttttttctgccaaatatcAGAATCTGCATCGGCCTCAAAAAATCCATATCGATGGGGCCCTAGTCCTTGGCACCAAGTTATTCATCTGACTGGTATCTGGCTTTCATTGCTTTTCCATGTAGTTGTGGATGGACTTatcaaaaactgccaaaaagaAATCTGCGTCTTCCATCGTGATGCACATGGGTGGTTTAATGCGGAAGATCTAAAGtgttggaaaaaaattacaaagcaaaATTAGAGATGCTAATTCCAGACATTTATAAAAGCAGATTAAGGTGCCTTATACAGACATTGGTGCAGACAGTAAAACTGGCTATATATTCATAACACAAATTTTAAAGGGTAAGGAATTCCAGGTGACTGTAGTTACTAGAGGCTTTAGTGTGAAAGCTGGAGTTAGTTTTGCGTTTTAAACTTAATTTTACAATTCTCAAATGGtcacaaaatgatgctaaaatgttctgtattttaatgtatGAATCTTTTTGTTGAGCCATTACCAAAAGCAAAGTGGGTCTTTGCAAGGAGAAACGGTAAGAAAAATAGATGTGAAGCTGTGTGTTTAATTTTATAATTTGAAGACTGGATGTAGGTGCAAATAAAATCCActaagagagagacagaagtgCCATTACCTGTCCGTAGAGTCCTCCTTTCCCGAGCAGGACTCCCATGTCCTTGACATCCTCAAAGATCTCTGACATCGCCTCAGGAGGCAGCGGATCTCTGCTGGCCTGTAGATGACAGAAGATGGATGTGACTGGATTTCACAGTAACCACAGAAATTAACTTAAACACTGTCCATCTCCTAGTGTCCAATAATTATCTGATTGTGGCTCATAGCATCTGACCTCTAATTGCTAATTTGCTTGAGAGGCTACATGTGAAAACTGGCCAGGCCAGCTTGTGCATACAATTCCCACTATTAGACACTGACGGCAACAATTTTCCAGGCTAACGATGCCAAATGTCTAGAAATCAGGCCCtttaaacacagcagcagaaattaTGCAATGGAGGGGTAATGAATGCCTTGTGCTGGACAATCGGTATGTAATTTGAACTTTAATTCAATATCCTGGATAGTATTTTTCACACTGAATGTGGAGTGGGGAGATGCACCATTTCTCCATGGTCAATATATAATATGGTACTTTAGTTTCAAGGTGTTGGGTGACAGAATAAACATGCACAGCTCTAAAAAGGATAAGACAAAATCCCTGTTAATGGCACATTCCAGTTGAAGATTACATAAACAGAATAAA
It encodes the following:
- the LOC110957501 gene encoding alanine--glyoxylate aminotransferase 2, mitochondrial-like; amino-acid sequence: MSKEHIMAIRNKNINPMTSKITYYKKPVFIHQGHMQWLWDMDGRRYLDLFAGVATVAVGHCHPKVTAAVEKQLKKLWHTTNIYVNAPLHEYCEKLASHLPDPLKVIYLTNSGSEANDLAMLMARIHTGNYDIITFRGSYHGGSQQTMGLTSQSSYKYPIATSSGCTHTMCPDVFRGPWGGSHCRDSPVQTIRQCSCVQGQCMANEHYIGQLKETFAASVPSRVAGFFGEPIQGMGGAVQYPKNYFKEAYKLVREKGGVCIADEVQTGFGRTGTHFWGFQGYGVLPDIVTMAKGIGNGFPMAAVVTTPEIAASFAKAYHFNTFGGNSVACAVGSAVLNAIREDGLQQNCHHVGTYLMTELAKLRDKHEIIGDVRGKGLQIGVEMVKDKASREPLGPEAMMEIFEDVKDMGVLIGKGGLYGQTFRIQPPMCITTADVDFFLAVFDKAIHNYMDRQ